CAACCTGTGTTTACTGCCACGGCGCCACGGTATCCGCTGCCGGTACTGCCATAATCGGCAATCATACCAACAGGGTTATTGATGTTCAGAAAGGCGGCGGCAAGAACTTTGACTATATCGGCGCCAAGACCTGCTCGAATATCAGTTGCCACGGCACCGGTTCGGTAAACGCGGTGTGGGGCGACACCTTTCCGTCCGATTGCACCGGATGCCACGGTGGCAACGCTTCTACCGGGGCAAAATGGATCAAGACCGGGATGCATTCTCAGCATCTTAATAATGCCGCGGTGAATGGCATAAACTTTGGTTGCGCCGAGTGTCATGCCGCCACTGTCAACTCTGATCAAGCCATTACCAACCCGTTGCTGCACGGTAACGGCTTTACCGATCTCTCCGGGGCCCGTTCGGGCAAGAACAGCGCTGCCTGCAGCTCTGCTTACTGCCATTCAGACGGCAAAGGCGGGGCAGGGATGTCAGTCAGCTGGACAGCCGGGCCGGCAATCAACAACTGTAAAGGGTGCCACGGCGCATCTTTGTCGCCGGCATTTACCAGCGTTGCCGGAGAGCCGAATTACCCCAGCGCCTCGCAGGGGACACTGTATGCCAACAGCCATGAAAAGCATGTCGGCGTTTCCGGGGCTACAACCTGCGTTTATTGCCACTCAGCCACTACGGTGGACGGGGTATCGATCGCCACAGCAGCAAATCACTTGAACCGTGCCATAGAGGTTGTTCAAGGGGGCGGGAAAGAATTCGTTTACGCCGGCGGCAAAACCTGCTCAAACATCAGCTGTCATGGCACCGGTTCGGCTGATGCCGTTTGGGGCGCAACCATGCCGGTTGACTGCACTGGCTGTCATGGCGGCAATGCCTCCAGCGCCAACCCGATAGTTACCGGCAAGCACGCCGCCCATATCAATCAGGCCGCCGTTCTCGGTAACAATATCGCGTGTGCGGCCTGCCATAGCCGTACTGTTGCGACCGACCGGTCGATTGCCAACATCGGCAACCATGGCAACGGTTTCAAGGACTATAGCGGCAGTTATGCTGGAAAGAACATTGCTGCATGCAATGCCGCCTACTGCCATTCGGATGGCAAGGGCGGTCCTGGAGTTGCGGTCAGCTGGACAGCAGGTCCGGCCATTGACAACTGCATTGGTTGTCACGGCGCGTCAACCGGCACCGGCACTTTCACCAGCATTGCCGGAGAGCCGAACTACGGCAATGCCGGGATCAACCAGCTGTATGCCAACAGCCACAAGGCGCATACGGCAACGGGTGCTGCCAGCTGCGATACCTGCCATACCGATACGGTGGTGACTGACGGCACGGCGATCAAAGCCGGATCACTCCACCTGAACGGCACCAGGAACGTCGGTTTCAACCGCGCCAAAGAGGCAACCGCATCGTGGAACGGCACAAACGTCTGCTCCAACATCACCTGTCACAGCGGCGGCAATGCTACCTGGGGTGATCCGACCAGCGCCGGCTGCAAGGTTTGCCATGGCAATCTCTCAGCGAGCCACTCCAAGCATATCGGCAATCTCATTGATAGCGGTATTGTTACCTTCTACCAGTACACGGCCAACAAGTCGGTCGGCTCAACCTATCGTTTTGGCTGCGCCAACTGCCATCCTACCGACCCGGCAAAGCATCGCAACGGTACGGTTGACTTGACGCTGGCCGCCAACAAGGCAGGCGGCAGCTATCTGAACAGTCTCAATAATCTCAATACCACCGATTCGGCAGGATTTACCAAAGGCAGTGGCAGCCTCACCTGCGAGACAGTGTATTGCCACTCCAATGGGCGCACCCTGTCTCTAGCGCTTGCCGATTACCGGCAGACCCCCAACTGGTACGGCGGCAGTTTCGGGGCAAACCGTTGCGGTTCGTGCCACGACAACCCACCGCAGTATGCTGGCCAGTCGCACTACAACCCCCAGACAGCGATCGGCAATGTCGGCAAGGCTCCATACCGCGAAACCGGACACATGGTCGGCATTCACTTTGTGAATACCGGCAAGGGGAACAAGCAGAACGGTTTCCTCGGATTTTCATCTTCAGGCAACATGGCCCACGGCAACAGCGCATTTGCCTCAACAATCGCCTGTTATACCTGTCATAGCGGCATAGTGAGCAGCACTGTCATTGATACCTACGCCATGGACGGGAGCAGCAGCCTGTTCCGTTGCGGCAGTTGCCATACTCAGTCAACGCGCACACAATTGCAGCCAGGCCAGATCGCCAATACTAGCCTGCATGTCAACGGTTCAAAGGATGTCCAATTTGCGCCGATAGTATTTAAGACAAAGGCACAGCTTTCCAATGTTGCCAATGCCCTTGGCTGGACGCGTAACGGCAATTACAAATCTGCAGATTCCTACGACAGTTTCGATCTTAGCGTTGCTACATGGAATCCGGCCACCAAGACCTGTCTGACTGCCTGCCATGTCAACCAGCCTGATATCACCTGGGGCGCTCAGCTCAAGTGTGTCAGCTGTCATGCACGGCAGTAAGGGGGGAATCATGACAACCATCCGGCTCGATAAAGGTGAGACTTATATGATGAGAAGGGTTCTTGATATAATTGGTAGTTGCACGCGGAAGAGATTGATGACCGTCTGCTGCATGATATCGGTCTTGCTGGCGTGTTGCGCTACCGGCTCCCAGGCTGCAGATCTCCTGCATAACAGCGTGGACACCGGCTCGAAGAGCAGTAAATGGCCGAACGGTTGGGGCGTTACCGGCGGCAAGTATGGGCAGTTTACCTGCGACACTTGTCATGAGCCGAATAACAAGGAGAACCTGAAGAACATCCGCACCGTCATTCATACGCCTGACGGTGATCTCTGGCCGAATGGGCAGCAGTCGGTACCAGTGAAATTTGCCAATCAGACCGGCATGGGCGACGACACTAAAGCACATGCCGCCTCGAATCGGATCTGCGAGGTCTGCCATAGTCAGAACAAGTTTCATAATGCCAACAGCGCCAATAACAGTGCCGGGTTAGGGCATCCCAATCCCAAAGAGGTTTGCACTACCTGCCATGCACATAATACCGGATTCAAGGCTGCGTGCGGTGGTTGCCACGGTAATCCGCCTACTTCGTCAGTACGAGGTGGCGATACCGGCCTGATCGGTAGCCCACGCCCTTCTTTTGCCTTGCAGACCAGTGCTGCCGGTGCCCATGCCACGCACGTCACCGGGCGCAGCCTTGTCTGTGACACTTGCCACTACATAGATAACAACACTCCCAAAATGCCTAACCAGAGCGGCACCATTGATATCGGATTCTTTGGTTTCGGTGGCAAGGTGACCAGCGGTACCTATGTCCCGTTTACCTCCTCGCGGCGCGGCTACCCCTTTGCTGCCGGTACGGCTGCCACTACCATTGCTGGCGGCGTGACCGATCCACTCCAGGCAAACCGATGTGCAAATATCTACTGCCACGGCGGCGGGGCCCCTGGCAAGGCGCCACTCACCGGCGGCAGCAATCAGGCTCCCCGTTGGGACGCATCCGGCCAGAGCGCCTGTGGCTCATGTCATGGCGCCACAACTGCTACTCCACCGGCAATGGGCAGCCATCCGACCCACGCCGGATCAGCCAGCGGCTATAGCTATAATTGCGATTTCTGCCACCCAGCGACTGATATCTCTCATGTTCAGGGCAATGTCCGCTGGCAGTTCAGTGCCACGGAGCCGCGGGTCAGCGGTGCCGCCTACCAGTCTGCCGGTTCAGGGGTGGCTGCCAATTCCGGGTCTACCGGAGACCTTGCCCCGAGTGCAACCTATGGTACCTGCAGCAATGTTTACTGCCATTATGACAAGACCCCACAGTGGGGGAGCTCTCTGGCCACAGATTGCAGCGGCTGTCACGGCAATGACGAGTTGTCGCTGACCCCGATGAACAAGAATGCCCACAAGGCCCATGTCAATAACAGAAGCCAGAAGTTCGACCATTTT
The DNA window shown above is from Geoanaerobacter pelophilus and carries:
- a CDS encoding CxxxxCH/CxxCH domain c-type cytochrome translates to MRSIFSRVSIMNSRAVECTMHLLLLVVLATLVVPSLAAATDLIHNSADTASNKWQAQGGWGVAGGKYGKFTCSTCHAPDSGNTKNIKTVISTMNGDAWPNGSQDVQVVFLNQTSMGDDSKARSNSNRICEVCHSQNRFHNFNTTNNTEGLGHPTPKEVCTSCHKHNTGFKAGCGGCHGNPPTSAVFGTNTGLIGLPRPSRTLEPGQVGAHHTHTQVRNMVCDTCHYIDNGGIKMPNQSGTIQIGFFGFGGRVTNGIYVPYSSATRGYSFASGTAQTVIAAAKTTYAEANRCQNVYCHGGGAPGHAPLGGGLNQQPRWDAQGQNACGNCHGTTNDNPPTLGSHVKHTGSAAGFNGYAFQCATCHPATDVSHVQGSVRWQFGANGDPRVAAALYRAAGSLADEHAGATSDLAPSQSYGQCSNVACHSDGKNGSPRIIPVWGDSSFPTDCSGCHGGATGSVSPITTGRHTAHINNAALLGSNFACDACHARTVSGNTTLSNKANHVNLLVDYSGAKAGNGSTYSAANGVCSASYCHTDGKGTQKITAATGWNSGVSLDCTGCHGSDAAPDFASTAGEPNYVTTAAGAAKANSHKKHVGSAGAATCVYCHGATVSAAGTAIIGNHTNRVIDVQKGGGKNFDYIGAKTCSNISCHGTGSVNAVWGDTFPSDCTGCHGGNASTGAKWIKTGMHSQHLNNAAVNGINFGCAECHAATVNSDQAITNPLLHGNGFTDLSGARSGKNSAACSSAYCHSDGKGGAGMSVSWTAGPAINNCKGCHGASLSPAFTSVAGEPNYPSASQGTLYANSHEKHVGVSGATTCVYCHSATTVDGVSIATAANHLNRAIEVVQGGGKEFVYAGGKTCSNISCHGTGSADAVWGATMPVDCTGCHGGNASSANPIVTGKHAAHINQAAVLGNNIACAACHSRTVATDRSIANIGNHGNGFKDYSGSYAGKNIAACNAAYCHSDGKGGPGVAVSWTAGPAIDNCIGCHGASTGTGTFTSIAGEPNYGNAGINQLYANSHKAHTATGAASCDTCHTDTVVTDGTAIKAGSLHLNGTRNVGFNRAKEATASWNGTNVCSNITCHSGGNATWGDPTSAGCKVCHGNLSASHSKHIGNLIDSGIVTFYQYTANKSVGSTYRFGCANCHPTDPAKHRNGTVDLTLAANKAGGSYLNSLNNLNTTDSAGFTKGSGSLTCETVYCHSNGRTLSLALADYRQTPNWYGGSFGANRCGSCHDNPPQYAGQSHYNPQTAIGNVGKAPYRETGHMVGIHFVNTGKGNKQNGFLGFSSSGNMAHGNSAFASTIACYTCHSGIVSSTVIDTYAMDGSSSLFRCGSCHTQSTRTQLQPGQIANTSLHVNGSKDVQFAPIVFKTKAQLSNVANALGWTRNGNYKSADSYDSFDLSVATWNPATKTCLTACHVNQPDITWGAQLKCVSCHARQ